One genomic region from Verrucomicrobiota bacterium encodes:
- a CDS encoding alkaline phosphatase, producing the protein MKPNSLSRRRFLRATSAVAVAGAFPSASAAQPGGGPHQATGKRVGEATDTSAIVWTRLTRNRERNNAGLAFNQKKVDRKNLAKVTVPVGEIEGACPGAPGRVRVRFGLRADLSDARETEWVQVGDSTDYIHPFALTGLKPGSIYHYVSQAAADAGGAVTSESRGRFFTAPAATTPTSLRFCVMTCQGYQDRDHADGHPIYPAMLALEPAFVVMTGDLVYYDSNEPVATTPELARLHWERMFSLPRQLAMMSSASSYWLKDDHDTLSNDTWPGRRAGDLTFAEGQKIFRQQAPLGADLHRTFRWGRDLQVWFTDGRDFRSPNTMPDGPGKTIWGAAQKEWFKRTVAASDATWKVLVSPTPLVGPDRATKNDNHSNAGFAHEGDELRGWLQANAPDNFFVICGDRHWQYHSVHPTTGVQEFSVGAASDSHAGGTPGENPAYHRFHRVKGGFLSVELKPEGRESRIALQLRDVSGAVVYEKTARRLAMSNP; encoded by the coding sequence ATGAAACCCAATTCCCTCAGCCGCCGCCGATTCCTCCGCGCCACGTCCGCCGTCGCCGTCGCCGGCGCGTTCCCTTCCGCGAGCGCCGCGCAACCCGGGGGCGGACCGCACCAGGCCACCGGCAAGCGCGTCGGGGAAGCGACGGACACGAGCGCGATCGTCTGGACCCGGCTCACGCGGAACCGCGAGCGCAACAACGCGGGTCTCGCGTTCAACCAGAAGAAAGTGGACCGCAAGAATCTCGCGAAAGTCACCGTGCCCGTTGGCGAAATCGAAGGCGCGTGTCCCGGCGCACCCGGCCGCGTGCGCGTTCGCTTCGGCTTGCGCGCGGATTTGTCCGACGCGCGGGAGACGGAGTGGGTTCAAGTGGGTGACTCGACGGATTATATCCACCCATTCGCCCTCACCGGCTTGAAGCCGGGGAGCATTTACCACTACGTGAGCCAGGCCGCGGCCGATGCGGGCGGCGCGGTCACGAGCGAGTCGCGCGGCCGCTTTTTCACCGCGCCCGCGGCCACAACGCCGACGTCGCTACGCTTCTGCGTGATGACCTGCCAGGGCTATCAGGACCGCGACCACGCGGACGGGCATCCGATTTATCCGGCGATGCTCGCGCTCGAGCCGGCGTTCGTCGTGATGACGGGCGACCTCGTCTATTACGACAGCAACGAACCCGTCGCGACGACGCCCGAGCTCGCGCGCCTGCATTGGGAGCGGATGTTCAGCCTGCCGCGCCAGCTCGCGATGATGAGCAGCGCGTCGAGTTACTGGCTCAAAGACGATCACGATACGCTCAGCAATGACACATGGCCCGGCCGGCGCGCGGGCGATTTGACGTTCGCGGAGGGGCAGAAGATTTTCCGCCAGCAGGCGCCGCTCGGGGCGGACCTTCACCGGACGTTCCGGTGGGGCCGCGACTTGCAAGTCTGGTTCACCGACGGACGCGATTTCCGCTCGCCGAACACCATGCCGGACGGCCCGGGCAAGACCATCTGGGGCGCCGCGCAGAAGGAGTGGTTCAAGCGGACCGTTGCCGCGAGCGACGCGACGTGGAAGGTGCTCGTGAGCCCGACGCCGCTCGTCGGTCCCGATCGTGCGACCAAGAACGACAACCACAGCAATGCGGGCTTCGCGCACGAAGGCGACGAGTTGCGCGGCTGGCTCCAGGCGAACGCGCCGGATAACTTTTTCGTCATCTGCGGCGACCGGCACTGGCAATACCACTCGGTGCACCCGACGACCGGGGTGCAGGAATTCAGCGTCGGCGCGGCGAGCGATTCGCACGCGGGCGGCACGCCGGGCGAGAACCCGGCGTATCACCGCTTCCACCGGGTGAAGGGCGGCTTCCTGTCCGTCGAGTTGAAGCCCGAGGGCCGCGAGAGCCGGATTGCGCTGCAACTGCGCGACGTGAGCGGCGCGGTGGTTTACGAGAAGACGGCGCGGCGTCTGGCAATGTCGAATCCGTAG